One part of the Humulus lupulus chromosome 9, drHumLupu1.1, whole genome shotgun sequence genome encodes these proteins:
- the LOC133800599 gene encoding LRR receptor-like serine/threonine-protein kinase GSO1 — MAYNKFSCRLFSSLVLVAFLVISSGFNVLGQDRVDRSFTLRTLLEIKKAILEDPDKVLRGWSMSNTNFCKWRGVSCGLVNSVDGSVRVIGLNLSDSSLGGSISLAIGRLGDLLQLDLSSNCLTGPIPPTLSNLTRLESLLLFTNQLSGPIPSQLGSLTSLRVMRIGDNVGLTGPIPASFGNLVNLEVLGLASCSLTGPIPPELGRLSRLQNLILQENQLYGPIPAELGNCSSLEIFTAAKNGINGSIPGDLVHLQNLQNLNLINNSLSGKLPSQLSELSQLVYLNLAGNQLEGPIPKSFAQLGNLYNLDLSRNKLTGGILPEFGNMGQLGFLVLSNNNLSGLIPKELCSNATSLEHLFLSETQIHGEIPAELSNCSSLTQLDLSNNTLNGSIPVELYGLVSLTDLLLNNNTLTGSISPFVGNLTNLVTLTLYHNNLQGTLPKEIGKLAKLETFYLYENQLSGEIPLEIGNCSSLQMVDFFGNQFNGEIPITIGRLKELNLLHLRQNGLVGGLPATLGNCQKMTILDLADNQLSGGIPATFGSLLALEQLMLYNNSLEGNLPDSLARLSNLTRVNLSRNRLNGSIAALCSSHSFLSFDVTDNKFDHEIPPQLGNSPYLERLRLGSNQFTGNIPRKLGKIHELSLLDLSGNLLTGSIPGELWLCKKLAHAVLNNNLLSGILPSWLGSLVELGELRLSSNMFSGSIPRELFNCSKLLVLSLDRNSLNGTVPSEIGNLVSLNVLNLKHNHFSGPIPPTIGNLEKLYELKLSENNLDGEIPLEIGQLQNLQSVLDLSYNNLSGEIPPAIGALSKLEALDLSNNQLVGEVPPQVGEMSSLVKLNLSNNILQGMLGKHFSHWPTEAFQGNLHLCGGPLDKCTVSKNQKAGLSPISVVVISAVCTLAAISLLFFVAAKVFRHRKESFGRASDVNYMYSSSSSATQRRLLFQNGSTKRDLKWEDIMEATHNLSSEFIIGSGGSGVIFKAELSNGETVAVKKISSKDDLLANKSFTREVKTLGTIRHRHLVKLVGYCSNRGAGANMLIYEYMENGSVWDWLHKHPLTTKQKRSLDWENRLKIAVGLAQGVEYLHHDCVPMIIHRDIKSSNILLNLNMEAHLGDFGLAKPLVDFDSNTESNTWFAGSFGYVAPEYAYSLKATEKSDCYSMGIVLMELVSGKMPTDEAFGVEMDMVRWVESRMEMHGCGREDLIDPALKPLLPGEEYAVFQVLEIAIQCTQTSPQERPTSRQVCDQLLHVFNHKGSVYYYYLPRGDGPRGDPLLMWRGIPSKWERGGEEDNF; from the exons ATGGCTTATAATAAGTTCTCATGCAGATTGTTTTCGTCACTTGTTTTGGTGGCTTTCTTGGTTATCTCATCTGGGTTTAATGTTTTGGGACAAGACAGAGTTGATCGAAGCTTCACTTTGAGGACTCTTTTGGAGATAAAGAAAGCTATTCTGGAAGACCCAGATAAAGTGTTGCGTGGTTGGAGTATGAGCAATACCAACTTCTGTAAGTGGAGAGGAGTTTCATGTGGCCTCGTCAACTCGGTGGACGGTTCAGTTCGAGTGATCGGGCTCAACCTATCCGACTCGTCACTTGGCGGGTCGATATCGCTCGCAATCGGTCGTTTAGGAGACCTGCTTCAACTTGATCTTTCTTCTAACTGCCTCACTGGGCCCATCCCACCCACCCTTTCGAACCTTACTCGGTTGGAATCTTTGCTTCTCTTTACCAACCAACTCAGTGGGCCCATCCCGAGTCAGCTCGGCTCCCTCACGAGCCTCCGAGTCATGCGAATAGGCGACAATGTTGGGCTCACCGGTCCCATTCCGGCGTCGTTTGGGAACCTCGTCAACTTGGAAGTTCTGGGTTTGGCTTCGTGCAGTCTCACCGGTCCAATACCCCCGGAACTCGGACGACTCAGTCGACTCCAAAATCTTATCTTACAAGAAAACCAGCTGTACGGTCCAATTCCGGCCGAGTTAGGCAACTGTTCCAGCCTCGAAATATTCACGGCCGCTAAGAATGGTATCAACGGATCGATCCCTGGTGACTTGGTTCATCTCCAGAATCTCCAAAACCTCAACCTCATCAACAACAGCCTCTCCGGCAAGCTACCAAGTCAACTCAGCGAATTGAGTCAACTCGTCTACTTGAACCTCGCTGGGAACCAGCTCGAAGGTCCAATCCCTAAGTCTTTCGCTCAACTGGGCAATCTTTATAATCTTGATTTATCACGAAACAAGCTCACGGGAGGCATTTTACCGGAGTTTGGCAACATGGGCCAACTCGGGTTCTTGGTTCTTTCAAACAACAATCTCTCAGGCTTAATCCCAAAAGAATTATGCTCCAACGCCACCAGTTTGGAGCACCTTTTCCTGTCAGAGACTCAAATTCACGGCGAGATTCCGGCGGAATTGAGCAACTGTAGCTCGCTTACTCAGCTTGACTTATCCAACAACACGCTTAATGGGTCTATTCCTGTCGAACTTTACGGCTTGGTGAGCTTGACCGATCTCTTGCTGAACAACAACACCTTAACCGGTTCGATATCTCCTTTCGTTGGGAACCTCACCAATCTTGTGACTCTGACGTTGTACCACAACAATTTACAGGGCACTCTGCCAAAAGAGATTGGAAAGCTGGCAAAGCTCGAAACTTTTTATCTATATGAGAATCAGCTGTCTGGGGAAATTCCCTTGGAGATTGGAAACTGTTCGAGTCTACAAATGGTTGACTTTTTTGGAAACCAATTCAATGGGGAGATTCCTATCACCATAGGAAGGCTTAAAGAGTTGAACTTACTTCATTTGAGGCAGAATGGGCTGGTGGGTGGGCTTCCAGCCACTTTGGGAAACTGTCAGAAAATGACTATCCTTGACTTAGCGGATAACCAACTCTCTGGTGGCATTCCTGCTACTTTCGGGTCTCTTCTTGCTTTGGAGCAGCTCATGTTGTACAACAATTCCCTTGAAGGTAATCTTCCTGATTCGCTAGCTCGACTATCAAACTTGACAAGAGTGAATCTCTCTAGAAACAGATTGAATGGTAGTATTGCTGCTTTGTGTAGTTCTCATTCTTTTCTCTCATTTGATGTAACTGACAATAAATTTGATCATGAGATTCCTCCTCAGCTGGGGAACTCTCCTTATCTTGAGAGGTTGAGATTAGGAAGCAATCAGTTTACCGGTAATATCCCACGGAAATTGGGGAAAATCCATGAACTGTCATTGTTAGACCTCTCGGGTAATTTACTTACTGGTTCGATACCAGGTGAGCTCTGGCTTTGCAAGAAACTTGCCCATGCTGTTTTAAACAATAACCTTCTCTCGGGTATATTACCATCCTGGCTTGGAAGTTTGGTTGAGCTGGGAGAGTTGAGGCTGTCATCGAATATGTTCTCGGGGTCGATTCCACGGGAACTTTTCAATTGTTCAAAGCTGCTTGTACTTTCTCTTGATAGAAATTCGCTTAATGGAACGGTTCCCAGTGAGATTGGTAATTTGGTTTCGCTTAATGTCCTCAACCTCAAGCACAACCATTTCTCAGGGCCAATTCCTCCAACTATAGGTAATTTGGAGAAGCTTTATGAGCTCAAGCTTTCAGAGAACAACTTGGATGGAGAAATACCTCTGGAGATTGGACAACTGCAGAATCTTCAGAGCGTTCTGGACCTCAGTTACAATAATCTGAGTGGAGAAATCCCACCTGCTATTGGGGCGCTTTCAAAACTTGAAGCCCTTGATCTTTCGAACAATCAACTTGTTGGAGAAGTCCCTCCCCAAGTTGGTGAAATGAGCAGCCTGGTCAAGCTCAACCTCTCAAACAACATCCTACAAGGGATGTTAGGGAAACACTTTTCACACTGGCCCACTGAAGCATTCCAGGGAAATTTGCATCTTTGTGGAGGTCCTCTAGACAAATGCACTGTTTCTAAAAATCAGAAAGCTGGCCTAAGCCCAATATCAGTTGTGGTAATTTCTGCAGTGTGTACGTTAGCTGCAATTTCTCTGCTGTTTTTCGTGGCAGCAAAGGTTTTCAGACACAGGAAAGAGTCCTTCGGCAGAGCCAGTGATGTGAACTACATGTACTCATCAAGTTCTTCTGCCACTCAGCGGAGGCTTCTCTTTCAAAATGGTTCCACAAAGCGAGAtttgaagtgggaagacatcatggAAGCTACACACAATCTGAGCAGTGAGTTTATAATCGGCTCGGGAGGGTCAGGAGTAATCTTCAAAGCAGAATTGTCCAATGGAGAAACTGTAGCAGTCAAGAAGATTTCATCCAAAGACGACCTCCTAGCTAACAAAAGCTTCACGAGGGAGGTCAAGACCCTAGGGACGATAAGGCACAGGCATCTGGTAAAGTTAGTGGGGTATTGCAGTAATAGAGGAGCTGGTGCAAATATGCTGATATACGAGTACATGGAGAATGGAAGCGTTTGGGATTGGCTTCACAAACATCCTTTAACTACCAAGCAGAAGAGGAGTCTTGATTGGGAAAATAGATTAAAAATTGCTGTTGGATTAGCTCAAGGAGTGGAATATCTCCACCATGATTGTGTCCCTATGATCATTCACAGAGACATTAAGTCTAGCAATATCTTGCTAAACTTGAACATGGAGGCACATCTGGGTGATTTTGGGCTTGCAAAGCCACTCGTTGACTTTGATTCGAACACAGAATCAAACACATGGTTTGCTGGTTCTTTTGGCTACGTTGCACCAG AGTATGCTTATTCACTGAAGGCGACAGAGAAGAGCGATTGTTACAGCATGGGCATTGTTCTAATGGAGCTTGTTAGTGGAAAGATGCCCACTGATGAAGCTTTCGGGGTGGAAATGGACATGGTGAGATGGGTGGAAAGTCGTATGGAAATGCATGGATGTGGCCGTGAGGACCTAATTGATCCAGCTTTGAAACCTCTCTTGCCAGGAGAAGAGTATGCAGTGTTCCAGGTACTTGAAATAGCAATACAGTGCACCCAAACCAGtccccaggaaaggccaacgtccAGACAAGTTTGTGATCAGTTGCTTCATGTTTTTAACCATAAG GGTTCGGTCTACTACTACTACCTTCCCCGTGGGGATGGGCCCCGCGGGGACCCGCTCCTAATGTGGCGGGGAATCCCATCTAAATGGGAAAGGGGCGGGGAGGAGGATAATTTTTAA